In a single window of the Paenibacillus sp. MMS20-IR301 genome:
- a CDS encoding helicase-associated domain-containing protein → MAAELHAALTQLSPEARLVLERICAAHAALPFPAETAGRLRPDYLCRAEQELALQELRRAGMLELRRKLWGDTLYQIPQQHLAQIQRLFGPPAQQPLNEAAVRLEYPACTGLAAELFKALLFTAREGLPLTAKGVIHKKQLGRLAGQLALREEHLSGLLLQQSGPEQYPLPVMVIVDLMAVLGLISREPGAYQPDPVRLQQWLAKPEPEMTDLLYRIVISRYSCSEPAVQHFRHLIAAAEFPPGQWFAAAPVLDWMSGRGLAPGQQEDAAAGSGLNGAVQAWLSCLAGFGWCDLGYTAEGEACFRWKAGKPQLEAERAAAEWNAGSGGPPEADPAAGFIVQPDFEVLVPPDVPFSIRWRLAAYAELLHNEDLWSFRLTRELLETAAEQGSPPEQSIAWLAAHTTGGLPEQVELALRQWARGIGRTALSEVILLSCAGEADGEAIAAHPRLQDIITRIGPLHFLVRPDGIQQLRSELAGSGMNPQMLSGGREEADRPACWSEAPGLPAAADIPYRLPDKAEERGLLGKGAPPQLLPPGTGAEEQGRQLPGEEAVPQMWMNQWRQYHATTAQKVMEQALAWGIKVRISRLGQQGDFIPEQLSGRPWSVRGIMLLPGAEAGEEIQLAAGDWQEMQLLSPLKYGNSSSAEAGGYVMIR, encoded by the coding sequence ATGGCGGCGGAGTTGCATGCAGCATTAACGCAGCTGTCGCCGGAGGCGCGGCTTGTACTGGAGCGGATTTGTGCGGCTCACGCGGCTCTGCCCTTTCCGGCGGAGACAGCCGGGCGGCTGCGGCCGGACTACCTGTGCCGCGCCGAACAGGAGCTGGCCCTGCAGGAGCTGCGCCGGGCCGGGATGCTGGAGCTGCGCCGCAAGCTGTGGGGCGATACGCTGTACCAGATTCCGCAGCAGCATCTGGCGCAGATTCAGCGCCTCTTCGGGCCGCCCGCACAGCAGCCACTGAATGAGGCGGCTGTGCGGCTGGAATATCCAGCCTGCACAGGGCTCGCCGCCGAGCTGTTCAAGGCGCTGCTGTTTACAGCCCGCGAGGGGCTGCCCCTGACGGCGAAAGGCGTCATCCATAAGAAGCAGCTGGGCCGTCTGGCCGGGCAGCTGGCCCTGCGTGAGGAGCATCTGTCCGGGCTGCTGCTGCAACAGTCCGGCCCTGAGCAATATCCGCTGCCGGTAATGGTTATTGTAGATCTGATGGCTGTGCTGGGCCTTATCAGCCGTGAGCCTGGCGCATATCAGCCCGACCCGGTACGGCTGCAGCAATGGCTGGCTAAGCCGGAGCCGGAGATGACGGATCTGCTCTACCGGATCGTAATCAGCCGCTACAGCTGTTCAGAGCCCGCTGTGCAGCATTTCAGGCATCTGATCGCTGCGGCGGAATTCCCGCCGGGGCAATGGTTCGCTGCCGCCCCCGTTCTGGACTGGATGAGCGGCCGCGGGCTTGCTCCCGGGCAGCAGGAGGATGCTGCGGCCGGCTCAGGACTTAACGGAGCTGTACAGGCATGGCTCAGCTGCCTGGCCGGATTCGGCTGGTGTGACCTGGGGTATACAGCAGAAGGGGAAGCCTGCTTCCGCTGGAAGGCAGGGAAACCGCAGCTGGAAGCGGAGCGGGCAGCGGCAGAGTGGAATGCGGGCAGCGGCGGCCCGCCGGAGGCAGATCCGGCAGCAGGCTTCATTGTTCAGCCGGACTTTGAGGTTCTTGTACCGCCGGACGTTCCCTTCAGCATCCGCTGGCGGCTGGCCGCATATGCCGAACTGCTGCATAATGAGGATCTCTGGAGCTTCCGGCTGACCCGGGAGCTGCTGGAGACTGCAGCGGAGCAGGGCAGCCCGCCTGAGCAGAGCATTGCCTGGCTGGCGGCCCATACGACCGGCGGACTGCCGGAGCAGGTGGAGCTGGCGCTCCGGCAGTGGGCCAGAGGCATCGGGCGGACAGCCTTATCAGAGGTGATCCTTCTGTCCTGTGCCGGTGAAGCAGACGGGGAGGCTATTGCAGCCCATCCCCGGCTGCAGGATATTATTACCCGGATCGGCCCGCTCCATTTCCTTGTCCGCCCGGATGGCATCCAGCAGCTGCGCAGTGAGCTGGCAGGCTCGGGCATGAACCCGCAGATGTTGTCCGGAGGGCGGGAGGAGGCTGACAGGCCGGCCTGCTGGTCTGAAGCTCCCGGATTACCTGCGGCTGCGGATATCCCTTACCGGCTGCCGGATAAGGCGGAGGAACGCGGCCTCCTGGGCAAGGGGGCTCCTCCGCAGCTGCTGCCGCCGGGAACAGGGGCTGAAGAGCAGGGGCGGCAGCTCCCCGGAGAAGAAGCGGTTCCGCAGATGTGGATGAACCAGTGGAGGCAATATCATGCCACTACCGCACAGAAGGTAATGGAGCAGGCGCTGGCCTGGGGAATCAAGGTCAGAATCTCGCGCCTGGGCCAGCAGGGCGACTTTATTCCGGAGCAGCTCAGCGGGCGTCCGTGGTCTGTGCGGGGGATTATGCTGCTTCCCGGAGCAGAGGCCGGGGAGGAGATTCAGCTTGCCGCCGGAGACTGGCAGGAAATGCAGCTGCTGTCTCCGCTCAAATATGGAAATTCCTCTTCTGCTGAAGCGGGCGGATATGTTATGATAAGGTAG
- a CDS encoding YugN family protein translates to MIFENTGLVGLTSDLLYLDESAAKAGFIRWQWEYYRATYDCKIEDRQNGGEYFLRINTRAVEGKLEKADAVLAIEAVYLGKATFPHGLEYDSPVPQPVLDAAQKHISELKGLLEA, encoded by the coding sequence ATGATATTTGAGAACACGGGCCTCGTAGGATTGACAAGCGACCTGCTTTATCTCGACGAAAGTGCAGCCAAAGCCGGTTTCATCCGCTGGCAATGGGAATACTACCGCGCTACTTACGACTGCAAGATAGAAGACCGCCAGAACGGCGGGGAATACTTCCTGCGCATTAACACGCGGGCCGTGGAAGGAAAGCTGGAAAAGGCGGATGCTGTACTCGCGATTGAAGCCGTCTACTTGGGCAAAGCCACTTTCCCGCACGGCCTGGAGTATGATTCTCCGGTGCCTCAGCCGGTACTCGATGCCGCGCAGAAGCATATATCGGAATTGAAAGGGCTGCTGGAGGCTTGA
- a CDS encoding DNA repair helicase XPB, with product MKGAETGACITRSDRTILLECAHPGYEAARAALADFAELLKSPPAYHTYRITPLSLWNAAARGHTPEAVIDTLRGLSRWGIPSGLEGEITLLMSRYGLLQLCRHESNPLLVTLSAAQAGLLDELELLEGSRSLRELGLHRAGPVESHCPKANRGLLKQELTRMGYPVLDYAGYRDGQELKLALREADEAGEDHAGAEFGLRAYQQEAVSRFQGISGTGGSGVVVLPCGAGKTVVGLAVLEKLQCETLILTSSTTSVEQWRAELLQRTTLLPEEVGEYTGENREVRPVTVATYQMLTHRSAKGGPFLHMSLFNERNWGLIIYDEVHLLPAPVFRATADIQATRRLGLTATLVREDGREGDVFSLIGPKCYDLPWKVLEQQGFIAAVDCIEVIVPMNQRLRQQYLYAGAKEQFRLAAGNQAKAAAAAQIAAAHPGAAVLVIGQYLDQLQQLAEQLDAPLITGKTPHKERSALYAAFNEGRLPLLIVSKVANFAVNLPDASVAVEVSGAFGSRQEEAQRLGRILRPKPGDNKAYFYTLVSGESRELDFALRRRMFLTEQGYEYAVRQLEPPEEAVL from the coding sequence ATGAAAGGGGCAGAGACAGGAGCATGCATTACCCGCAGCGACCGGACCATTCTGCTGGAATGTGCCCATCCCGGATATGAGGCGGCAAGGGCGGCTCTGGCTGATTTTGCCGAGCTGCTCAAAAGCCCGCCCGCCTATCATACCTACCGGATTACCCCGCTGTCGCTCTGGAATGCAGCGGCAAGGGGACATACACCGGAAGCCGTGATTGATACGCTCCGCGGGCTCTCGCGCTGGGGAATTCCTTCCGGCCTTGAAGGGGAGATTACGCTGCTGATGTCCCGTTACGGGCTGCTGCAGCTCTGCAGGCATGAGAGCAATCCGCTGCTGGTTACACTGTCTGCCGCTCAGGCCGGACTGCTGGATGAACTGGAGCTGCTGGAAGGAAGCCGGAGCTTACGCGAGCTGGGCCTGCACCGGGCAGGTCCGGTAGAGAGCCACTGCCCCAAGGCTAACCGGGGTCTGCTGAAGCAGGAGCTGACTAGAATGGGCTATCCCGTGCTGGATTATGCCGGTTACCGGGACGGGCAGGAGCTGAAGCTGGCCTTACGGGAGGCGGACGAAGCCGGGGAGGATCATGCAGGTGCGGAGTTCGGCCTCCGCGCCTACCAGCAGGAGGCTGTGAGCCGGTTCCAGGGCATCAGCGGTACCGGGGGCAGCGGAGTAGTTGTCCTTCCCTGCGGCGCGGGCAAGACAGTAGTCGGCCTTGCCGTACTGGAGAAGCTGCAGTGCGAAACGCTGATCCTCACCTCCAGCACTACTTCGGTGGAACAGTGGCGGGCGGAGCTGCTGCAGCGTACGACACTTCTGCCGGAAGAGGTAGGGGAGTATACCGGCGAGAACAGGGAGGTACGGCCAGTAACCGTAGCTACCTATCAGATGCTCACACACCGGAGTGCAAAGGGCGGGCCATTCCTGCATATGAGCCTGTTTAATGAACGGAACTGGGGGCTCATTATCTATGATGAGGTCCACCTGCTGCCCGCCCCTGTCTTCCGGGCAACAGCGGATATTCAGGCAACGCGCCGGCTCGGCCTGACCGCGACACTGGTGCGGGAGGATGGCCGTGAAGGCGACGTGTTCTCGCTGATCGGCCCGAAATGTTATGATCTGCCCTGGAAGGTGCTGGAGCAGCAGGGCTTTATTGCGGCTGTGGATTGCATCGAGGTGATCGTTCCGATGAATCAGCGGCTGAGGCAGCAATATCTGTACGCCGGAGCGAAGGAGCAGTTCCGCCTGGCCGCAGGGAATCAGGCGAAGGCTGCGGCTGCCGCGCAGATTGCTGCAGCCCATCCTGGAGCAGCGGTACTGGTGATCGGCCAGTACCTGGATCAGCTGCAGCAGCTGGCAGAGCAGCTGGATGCGCCGCTTATTACCGGCAAAACCCCGCATAAGGAACGCAGTGCACTCTACGCAGCCTTCAACGAGGGAAGGCTGCCGCTACTGATCGTCTCCAAGGTGGCTAACTTTGCCGTGAACCTGCCGGATGCTTCAGTAGCGGTGGAGGTATCCGGGGCCTTCGGTTCCCGGCAGGAGGAGGCGCAGCGGCTGGGCCGGATTCTGCGTCCTAAGCCCGGCGATAACAAGGCGTACTTCTATACGCTGGTCTCCGGTGAGAGCCGCGAGCTGGATTTCGCCCTGCGGCGCCGGATGTTCTTGACCGAGCAGGGCTACGAATATGCGGTCCGGCAGCTGGAGCCGCCAGAGGAGGCTGTTCTGTGA
- a CDS encoding HPr family phosphocarrier protein, protein MSNNAAIVDIAQTASQFNSSIVLQADNKYIDVKSILGLFTTLVSSQSYELHVHGTDAEEAKKAMSEVFAKHNLNFTVVAE, encoded by the coding sequence ATGTCCAACAATGCGGCAATCGTGGATATTGCACAGACAGCTAGCCAGTTTAATTCATCTATCGTTCTCCAAGCGGACAACAAGTACATTGATGTGAAGAGCATCCTTGGCTTGTTCACTACCCTGGTCTCCAGCCAAAGCTATGAGCTTCATGTACATGGCACAGATGCCGAGGAAGCCAAGAAAGCAATGAGCGAAGTATTTGCCAAACACAATTTGAATTTTACAGTAGTAGCTGAGTAA
- a CDS encoding amidohydrolase has protein sequence MVRLTLEELLPEMVEWRRHLHRNPELSYQEKETSAYVADKLAGLGIEVKKSGAGYGLTGILKGNTPGKTVVLRADMDALAITEENGRDYASQRPGVMHACGHDGHTAMLLAAAAYYSARRGELQGEIRFLFQPAEEVCPGGAMGMIAEGVLDAADAVYGLHLWTPFPLGTVASAPGPLMASADEFFIDITGKGGHGGMPHRTVDSIVAGAALVTQLQSIVSRSVDPLRPAVVSVGTIQGGSAQNIIAERCRITGTVRAFDEETRYLIRRRIEELAAATAAAYGAEAKVDYLMGYPPLVNDEAEYSRFARVAPAALGAEANVMLMEKIMPAEDFSYYVKEIPGCFIFVGAGNPDKDAVYPHHHSKFDFDEDAMLYGAKLLVAMADSCLNE, from the coding sequence ATGGTGAGGTTAACATTAGAGGAGCTGCTGCCGGAAATGGTGGAATGGCGGCGCCATTTGCACCGCAATCCGGAGCTGTCCTACCAGGAGAAGGAGACTTCGGCCTATGTAGCGGACAAGCTGGCCGGCCTTGGGATCGAAGTCAAGAAGAGCGGGGCAGGCTACGGGCTGACGGGAATTCTGAAGGGGAATACGCCCGGCAAGACAGTTGTGCTGCGCGCGGATATGGATGCGCTGGCTATTACGGAGGAGAACGGGCGGGACTATGCTTCGCAGCGTCCCGGTGTTATGCATGCCTGCGGGCATGACGGGCATACGGCGATGCTCCTCGCTGCTGCTGCCTATTACAGCGCACGCCGCGGGGAGCTGCAGGGAGAGATCCGTTTTCTGTTCCAGCCTGCGGAAGAGGTCTGCCCCGGCGGGGCCATGGGGATGATCGCGGAAGGCGTGCTGGACGCTGCGGATGCTGTATACGGTCTGCATTTGTGGACGCCGTTTCCGCTCGGCACAGTAGCCAGTGCGCCAGGGCCGCTGATGGCCTCCGCCGATGAGTTCTTTATCGATATAACCGGCAAAGGCGGGCACGGCGGCATGCCGCACCGCACAGTAGACAGCATTGTAGCCGGTGCTGCGCTGGTTACCCAGCTGCAGAGTATTGTAAGCAGGTCGGTTGATCCGCTGCGTCCCGCTGTTGTCAGTGTAGGGACCATTCAGGGCGGATCGGCCCAGAACATTATTGCGGAGCGCTGCCGGATTACCGGTACCGTGCGGGCGTTCGATGAAGAGACGCGTTATCTGATCCGCCGCAGAATTGAGGAGCTGGCTGCCGCGACAGCAGCGGCCTATGGTGCGGAAGCGAAGGTGGATTATCTGATGGGCTATCCGCCGCTGGTGAATGATGAAGCGGAATATAGCCGCTTTGCCCGTGTGGCTCCCGCTGCCCTTGGAGCAGAAGCAAACGTTATGCTGATGGAGAAAATTATGCCGGCGGAGGACTTCTCCTACTATGTGAAGGAAATTCCCGGCTGCTTCATCTTTGTGGGTGCGGGCAATCCGGATAAGGATGCTGTCTATCCGCATCATCACAGCAAATTTGACTTTGACGAGGATGCCATGCTGTATGGTGCAAAGCTGCTAGTTGCCATGGCGGACTCCTGTCTGAACGAATAG
- a CDS encoding Asp23/Gls24 family envelope stress response protein, translating to MAEQLQLEMGNIRISNDVVSKIAGLAALETPGIAAMSGGLSEGWAKRLSGKNVQKGVTVEVGQLEAAVDLRIIVLYETPIHEVCRMLQQNVREAVESMTGLHIVEVNVKVEGVAFKNDEIS from the coding sequence ATGGCGGAACAACTTCAACTGGAAATGGGAAATATACGGATATCGAATGACGTCGTCTCGAAGATCGCCGGATTGGCAGCACTGGAGACTCCTGGGATTGCAGCCATGTCTGGCGGACTGTCCGAAGGCTGGGCGAAACGCCTGAGCGGGAAGAACGTGCAAAAGGGTGTAACTGTCGAGGTTGGGCAGCTTGAAGCCGCAGTGGATTTGCGCATTATTGTTCTGTACGAAACACCGATTCACGAGGTATGCCGGATGCTGCAGCAGAATGTACGCGAGGCTGTCGAGAGCATGACCGGGCTTCACATTGTGGAGGTTAATGTTAAGGTTGAGGGCGTAGCCTTCAAGAATGACGAAATTTCGTAA
- the ftsW gene encoding putative lipid II flippase FtsW, with amino-acid sequence MSTAKGKTAPKARLPKRGTPDFQLLILTLLLVGFGLVMVFSSSSSLTLASEKFGNDAFYFVKKQLVWALAGSFIMFVVMNIHYSKFKKWYAPIFVITLGLLLAVAFAERINGARSWLNLFGLGIQPTELAKISIILYLSALITKKGERLRDLRTGYIPVMIIVGIVAGLIMMQPDFGSCMILVATSGLVIYAGGASMKHIIGSIALLVLGVGLVLGTMTAIESITQPAAKVENGQDYRQGRIEAFLDPEANSEGSGFNIMQSLIALGEGGPQGAGFGQSVQKLHYLRYPYTDFIFAVIGEELGFIGTSIFLLLYLYFIWRGILVSLRCTDPFGTLVGIGVMGLIAIQAFINIGGVTNTIPLTGVTLPFISYGGSSLLVSMLCMGIMLSISRETNRPAQKEVTKSVTTVRQVRPRASAR; translated from the coding sequence TTGAGCACAGCGAAAGGAAAGACCGCCCCCAAAGCCCGCCTGCCCAAAAGAGGGACGCCCGATTTCCAGCTTCTTATTCTCACTCTGCTGCTCGTCGGCTTCGGACTGGTAATGGTGTTCAGCTCCAGCTCCAGCCTGACACTGGCCAGCGAGAAATTCGGCAATGATGCGTTTTATTTTGTCAAAAAACAATTAGTCTGGGCTCTAGCCGGAAGCTTCATCATGTTTGTGGTAATGAATATCCACTACAGCAAATTCAAGAAATGGTATGCCCCGATTTTTGTCATAACGTTAGGATTATTGCTTGCCGTTGCTTTCGCCGAGCGGATCAATGGCGCCCGGAGCTGGCTCAACCTCTTCGGGCTCGGTATCCAGCCTACAGAGCTGGCCAAGATCTCAATTATCCTGTACCTGTCTGCACTCATCACCAAGAAGGGGGAACGGCTCCGGGATCTGCGCACCGGCTACATTCCCGTGATGATCATCGTAGGCATCGTCGCCGGACTGATTATGATGCAGCCGGATTTCGGGTCCTGTATGATTCTGGTAGCCACCAGCGGACTTGTTATCTATGCCGGCGGAGCAAGCATGAAGCATATTATCGGTTCGATCGCCCTGCTGGTGCTCGGGGTTGGACTGGTGCTCGGGACGATGACTGCCATCGAGTCCATCACTCAGCCGGCCGCCAAGGTCGAGAACGGCCAGGATTACCGGCAAGGCCGCATCGAAGCGTTTCTTGATCCTGAAGCCAACTCAGAAGGCAGCGGTTTCAACATTATGCAATCCCTTATTGCCTTAGGCGAAGGCGGACCGCAGGGAGCCGGTTTTGGCCAAAGTGTCCAGAAGCTGCACTATCTGCGTTACCCGTATACCGACTTTATCTTTGCTGTTATCGGCGAGGAATTAGGCTTCATCGGAACCTCCATCTTCCTGCTGCTGTATCTTTATTTCATCTGGCGGGGAATTCTGGTCTCGCTCAGGTGTACCGATCCCTTCGGGACCCTGGTCGGTATCGGGGTCATGGGACTTATCGCCATTCAGGCCTTTATTAATATCGGCGGTGTAACCAATACCATTCCCCTTACCGGGGTTACCCTGCCCTTTATCAGCTACGGCGGCTCTTCTCTGCTTGTCAGCATGCTCTGTATGGGGATTATGCTCAGCATCTCAAGGGAAACCAACCGTCCGGCGCAGAAGGAAGTCACCAAATCCGTGACTACTGTCCGCCAGGTACGCCCGCGCGCAAGCGCCCGCTGA
- a CDS encoding YlaN family protein, giving the protein MTSSDLQEQLNIKAINLLQEDADKIQKLIEVQMENLATRYCPLYEEVLDTQMYGFSREVDFAVRAGLVPEFTGKQVLSKLERNLAVLYEALNKKAEEREM; this is encoded by the coding sequence ATGACTTCATCGGATTTGCAGGAACAGCTAAATATCAAAGCAATCAATCTTCTTCAAGAAGATGCCGATAAAATTCAGAAGCTTATTGAAGTACAGATGGAGAATCTGGCGACTCGTTACTGCCCTCTCTATGAGGAAGTGCTGGATACCCAGATGTATGGTTTCTCCAGAGAAGTCGACTTTGCGGTTAGAGCAGGGCTGGTACCGGAATTTACGGGCAAGCAGGTGCTGAGCAAGCTGGAGCGTAATTTGGCGGTACTCTATGAAGCACTGAATAAGAAGGCAGAGGAGCGGGAGATGTAG
- the cax gene encoding calcium/proton exchanger, giving the protein MKKWISPALLVITFLLSAIGHYANWDHTLQFILSAISVIFVAGFLGRATESVAHYAGQRLGGFLNATFGNAAELIIAFFLVKEGLFDMVKASLTGSIIGNLLLVLGLSIFAGGMKFKVQNFNVTLAGLNGSLMIVAVIALFVPAMFFNTHSITEKDTDVLSLVVAGLLIAAYMAWLVFSMITHKKYLADVTDDHAEELPNEHAPVWSRNRSILYLIIATVMVAFVSEWLVGTLETLTERFGFSELFVGAFLVAIIGNAAEHSAAIMLAMKNKIGAAVEIAVGSSLQIALFVAPVLIFASYFMGNTMSIVFTTIEIVAIAVSVFIAKSIIQDGATNWYEGLLLLAVYVILGVSFYLV; this is encoded by the coding sequence TTGAAAAAATGGATCTCACCGGCGCTGCTGGTCATCACCTTCCTGCTCAGCGCAATCGGACATTATGCGAACTGGGATCATACGCTTCAGTTTATCCTGTCCGCCATCTCGGTTATTTTCGTAGCCGGCTTCCTCGGCCGGGCTACAGAAAGCGTGGCCCACTACGCCGGACAACGGCTGGGAGGCTTCCTGAACGCCACCTTCGGCAATGCGGCCGAGCTGATCATCGCTTTTTTCCTCGTCAAGGAAGGACTCTTCGACATGGTTAAAGCAAGTCTCACCGGCTCAATTATCGGTAACCTGCTGCTCGTACTCGGACTCAGCATCTTTGCAGGAGGCATGAAGTTCAAAGTGCAGAATTTCAACGTTACGCTTGCCGGGCTGAACGGCTCCCTGATGATTGTTGCGGTCATCGCCCTGTTCGTTCCCGCCATGTTCTTCAACACCCATTCCATCACAGAGAAGGATACGGATGTGCTCAGCCTTGTTGTAGCCGGCCTGCTGATTGCTGCCTATATGGCCTGGCTGGTCTTCTCGATGATTACGCACAAGAAGTATCTGGCTGATGTCACCGATGACCATGCTGAAGAGCTTCCCAATGAGCATGCGCCTGTCTGGTCCAGAAACCGTTCGATCCTCTATCTTATTATCGCTACGGTTATGGTCGCATTCGTCAGCGAATGGCTCGTCGGGACACTGGAGACCCTGACAGAACGGTTTGGCTTCAGCGAGCTGTTCGTGGGCGCCTTCCTGGTAGCGATCATCGGTAATGCCGCTGAGCACAGCGCAGCCATCATGCTCGCCATGAAGAACAAGATCGGCGCCGCTGTAGAAATTGCTGTGGGCAGCAGCCTGCAGATTGCCCTGTTCGTCGCACCGGTGCTGATCTTTGCCAGCTACTTCATGGGCAACACCATGTCCATCGTGTTCACAACCATAGAGATCGTGGCCATTGCCGTATCTGTGTTTATCGCCAAGTCCATCATTCAGGACGGCGCGACCAACTGGTACGAAGGCCTGCTGCTTCTGGCGGTGTACGTCATTCTCGGAGTATCGTTCTATCTGGTATAA
- a CDS encoding aminopeptidase — protein sequence MNDPRIGKLAANLVGYSVNVQPGENVLVEMIGSERDLIKAVVEEVGKAGGHAFVQLTDRTVLRSMLKYATPEGLKAWAEIDLNRMKQMDCYIGIRAGENVNDLADVPEENMKLYNSLYSHPVHSEQRVKHTKWVVLRYPNASMAQLANTSTEAFEDFYFEVCNLDYAKMDKAQDALAELMRKTDKVRISGPGTELSFSIKGIGAEKCSGQKNIPDGEVYSAPVRDSVNGTISYNAATLYNGITFENVKFKFEHGKIVEATSNDTARLNEILDSDDGARHIGEFAIGFNPYILHPMKDILFDEKIAGSLHFTPGQAYDVTDNGNRSSIHWDLVLIQRPEYGGGEIYFDDVLIRKDGIFVVPELEGLNPENLK from the coding sequence ATGAATGATCCCCGAATCGGGAAGCTTGCGGCGAACCTGGTAGGTTACTCCGTAAACGTACAGCCCGGCGAGAATGTGCTTGTTGAAATGATCGGCAGTGAAAGAGACTTGATTAAAGCGGTTGTGGAAGAAGTGGGCAAAGCCGGAGGCCATGCATTTGTGCAGCTGACGGACCGTACTGTTCTGCGCAGCATGCTGAAATATGCTACTCCGGAAGGGCTTAAGGCCTGGGCGGAAATCGATTTGAACCGGATGAAGCAGATGGACTGCTATATCGGAATCCGGGCCGGCGAGAACGTTAACGATCTGGCGGACGTGCCGGAAGAGAACATGAAGCTCTACAATTCCCTGTATTCCCACCCGGTACATAGTGAGCAGCGCGTCAAGCACACCAAATGGGTGGTGCTCCGCTACCCTAACGCCAGCATGGCCCAGCTTGCCAACACAAGCACGGAAGCCTTCGAAGACTTCTATTTTGAAGTATGCAATCTGGATTATGCCAAAATGGACAAAGCCCAGGATGCACTGGCAGAGCTGATGCGCAAAACCGACAAGGTGCGGATCTCCGGACCGGGAACAGAGCTTAGCTTCTCTATCAAAGGCATCGGCGCCGAGAAATGCTCCGGCCAGAAAAATATCCCTGACGGTGAAGTATACAGCGCGCCTGTACGCGATTCCGTAAACGGGACGATCAGCTACAATGCGGCCACCCTGTATAACGGCATTACCTTCGAGAATGTGAAGTTCAAGTTTGAGCACGGCAAAATTGTCGAAGCTACCAGCAATGACACAGCGCGGCTGAATGAAATTCTTGATTCCGATGACGGCGCACGCCATATCGGTGAATTCGCGATCGGCTTCAATCCGTATATTCTGCATCCGATGAAGGATATTCTGTTTGACGAGAAAATCGCCGGCAGCCTGCATTTCACACCGGGCCAGGCATATGATGTGACCGATAACGGCAACCGCTCCTCCATTCACTGGGATCTGGTGCTGATCCAGCGTCCGGAGTACGGCGGCGGAGAGATTTATTTCGATGATGTGCTGATCCGCAAGGACGGGATCTTCGTCGTGCCGGAACTGGAAGGTCTGAATCCGGAGAATCTGAAATAA